The Synechocystis sp. PCC 7509 genome includes a window with the following:
- a CDS encoding transposase: MALFPPGKGGGEEVAYGYKGKGILIHTLTDGNSMPLSSITTSANSSERQQIMPLIDRILVKNNQPGRPRKRVKVLAADKGYDAKNLRRALRKRGIRPELPKRVRKAKKNRGRPIKISVPRFQAWALLCLVSTQISPTRCSMGENLCLFQCFCFSGNNSYLN, encoded by the coding sequence ATGGCTCTTTTTCCTCCTGGGAAAGGAGGAGGTGAGGAGGTAGCTTATGGTTACAAGGGTAAAGGAATTTTAATTCATACCCTGACCGACGGCAATAGTATGCCTCTTTCAAGTATCACTACATCAGCTAATAGTAGTGAACGCCAGCAAATAATGCCGTTAATCGACCGCATCCTTGTCAAAAATAATCAACCCGGTAGACCTCGTAAACGAGTTAAAGTGCTGGCAGCGGATAAAGGTTATGATGCAAAAAATTTGCGTCGGGCTTTACGCAAACGTGGTATTAGACCAGAGTTACCAAAACGAGTCAGGAAAGCTAAGAAAAATCGGGGTAGACCAATAAAGATTTCTGTCCCACGTTTTCAGGCTTGGGCGTTGCTTTGCTTGGTTTCAACACAAATATCGCCGACTCGTTGTTCGATGGGAGAGAATCTCTGCCTGTTTCAATGCTTTTGTTTCTCTGGCAACAATTCATATTTGAATTAA
- the ppsA gene encoding phosphoenolpyruvate synthase: MVVVMQENSLSSKERSLILWFNQVGISDIALVGGKNASLGEMIQQLVPSGVKVPDGFATTAYAFRYFIEQAGLKAKLSSLFATLDIDDVHKLQQAGKQARSLIMQTAFPVELTEAIAQSYLQLCQIYGIETDVAVRSSATAEDLPDASFAGQQETYLNVHTTPGVLAACHRCFASLFTDRAISYRHHRGFDHLEVALSVGVQKMVRSDLAASGVMFSIDTETGFKNAVLISAAYGLGENVVQGAVNPDEYNVFKPTLKQGFRPILKKRIGSKELKMVYDDGSKFTKNLLVDEVSRAKYALEDEEILQLAKWACEIEDHYSQIRNQYTPMDMEWAKDGITGELFIVQARPETVQSQKSQNILRSYHFTEKDARSPLISGRSVGEAIGQGKARIVVDINKIDQFRAGEVLVTHRTDPDWEPIMKKASAIVTNSGGKTCHAAIIAREMGIPAIVGTNNATEVLKPGQEVTISCAEGEEGRVYAGLLPFEVREVPLENLPHTRTKILMNVGNPAEAFSFSAIPNDGVGLARLEFIIANYIQVHPLALIHYNKLDDETVKAKIAQLTQLYEYKPQYFIDKLARGVATIASAFYPNPVIVRMSDFKTNEYANLLGGKQFEPKEENPMLGWRGASRYYDERYREAYALECHALKRVRDEMGLTNVIPMIPFCRTPDEGKRVIAEMAKHGLERGVNGLEVYVMCELPSNVIMADEFSQVFDGFSVGSNDLTQLTLGIDRDSSLVAHLFDERNEGVKRMIQLAIASAKKNHRKIGICGQAPSDYPEFAKFLVEQGIDSISLNPDSVLKTLLIVADAEKVS, translated from the coding sequence ATGGTTGTAGTGATGCAAGAAAATTCTTTATCCTCTAAAGAGCGATCGCTAATTTTATGGTTTAATCAAGTCGGAATTAGTGATATTGCTTTAGTAGGGGGAAAAAATGCCTCTTTAGGAGAAATGATCCAGCAATTAGTTCCGAGTGGCGTAAAAGTTCCTGACGGATTTGCAACTACAGCTTATGCTTTTCGCTACTTTATTGAGCAAGCTGGGTTAAAAGCAAAATTAAGCAGCTTATTTGCAACCTTAGATATAGATGATGTGCATAAGTTGCAGCAAGCAGGAAAACAAGCGCGAAGTCTAATTATGCAAACCGCCTTTCCTGTAGAACTAACAGAGGCGATCGCTCAAAGCTACTTGCAATTATGTCAAATCTATGGTATCGAAACAGATGTTGCGGTACGTTCTAGCGCGACGGCGGAAGATTTACCCGATGCGAGTTTTGCGGGACAACAGGAAACTTATCTCAATGTCCATACTACCCCAGGAGTTTTAGCCGCTTGCCATCGTTGCTTTGCTTCTTTATTTACTGATCGCGCAATTTCCTATCGCCATCATAGAGGTTTTGACCATCTAGAAGTAGCGCTTTCAGTGGGCGTACAAAAAATGGTACGTTCCGATTTAGCGGCTTCGGGGGTAATGTTTTCTATTGATACCGAAACAGGCTTTAAAAACGCTGTACTAATTTCTGCGGCTTATGGATTGGGGGAAAATGTCGTTCAAGGCGCTGTCAATCCCGATGAATACAATGTATTTAAGCCGACTTTAAAGCAAGGATTCCGCCCAATTTTAAAAAAAAGAATTGGTAGCAAAGAGCTAAAAATGGTCTACGATGACGGTTCTAAGTTTACTAAAAATCTATTGGTAGATGAAGTAAGCCGCGCCAAATATGCCTTAGAAGATGAGGAGATTTTACAACTAGCAAAATGGGCGTGCGAAATTGAAGATCATTACAGCCAAATCCGTAATCAATATACACCGATGGATATGGAATGGGCGAAAGATGGGATTACTGGGGAATTATTTATCGTTCAAGCAAGACCAGAAACCGTACAATCACAAAAATCCCAAAATATCTTACGTAGTTATCATTTTACAGAAAAAGATGCGCGATCGCCCTTAATTAGCGGTCGTAGTGTGGGAGAAGCAATCGGTCAAGGAAAAGCTAGGATCGTTGTAGATATTAATAAAATTGACCAATTTCGCGCGGGAGAAGTATTAGTTACCCATCGCACCGATCCCGATTGGGAGCCAATAATGAAAAAAGCTAGTGCGATCGTTACTAATTCTGGTGGTAAAACCTGTCATGCAGCGATTATTGCTAGAGAAATGGGGATTCCGGCGATCGTTGGTACTAATAATGCCACAGAAGTTTTAAAACCTGGTCAAGAAGTAACTATTTCTTGCGCTGAAGGGGAAGAAGGACGAGTTTATGCGGGGTTATTACCTTTTGAAGTTAGGGAAGTACCTTTAGAAAACTTACCCCATACTCGCACTAAAATTTTGATGAATGTGGGAAATCCCGCCGAAGCTTTTAGTTTTTCGGCGATTCCTAACGATGGCGTAGGATTGGCGCGGTTAGAATTTATTATTGCTAACTATATTCAAGTACATCCACTGGCTTTGATTCACTACAACAAGTTAGACGATGAAACCGTTAAAGCAAAAATTGCCCAGCTAACGCAACTATACGAATATAAACCCCAGTATTTTATCGATAAATTAGCACGGGGAGTAGCAACGATCGCATCAGCATTTTATCCCAACCCTGTCATAGTGCGGATGAGTGACTTTAAGACCAACGAATACGCTAATTTATTGGGTGGAAAACAGTTTGAACCCAAAGAAGAAAACCCAATGCTTGGTTGGCGTGGTGCAAGTCGCTACTATGATGAACGTTACCGGGAAGCTTACGCGCTAGAATGTCACGCCTTAAAACGGGTACGGGATGAAATGGGTTTAACAAACGTTATTCCGATGATTCCCTTTTGTCGTACCCCCGATGAAGGGAAGCGCGTCATTGCAGAGATGGCAAAACACGGTTTAGAAAGAGGAGTTAACGGGTTAGAAGTTTATGTAATGTGCGAATTGCCCAGTAATGTAATTATGGCGGACGAATTTAGTCAAGTATTTGACGGTTTTTCGGTTGGTTCAAATGATTTAACGCAACTCACTTTAGGTATAGATAGAGATTCATCTTTAGTTGCTCATTTATTTGACGAACGTAACGAGGGAGTAAAGCGAATGATTCAATTAGCGATCGCATCAGCTAAAAAAAATCATCGCAAAATTGGTATCTGTGGTCAAGCACCCAGCGATTACCCAGAGTTTGCTAAGTTTCTAGTCGAACAAGGTATTGATTCAATTAGTCTCAATCCCGATTCGGTACTTAAGACATTGCTGATAGTAGCGGACGCAGAAAAGGTATCTTAG
- a CDS encoding Calvin cycle protein CP12, producing the protein MSNINQQIEQEREQARNTCAIEGETSPECAAGWDVVEELQAEAAHQRQVKPKTSLERYCDDNPGADECRLYEE; encoded by the coding sequence ATGAGCAACATCAATCAACAAATCGAACAAGAAAGAGAACAAGCCCGTAACACTTGCGCGATTGAGGGTGAAACCTCCCCAGAATGCGCCGCAGGTTGGGATGTGGTAGAAGAATTGCAAGCTGAAGCCGCCCACCAACGCCAAGTGAAGCCAAAAACTTCTTTAGAAAGATACTGCGATGATAACCCAGGCGCTGATGAATGTCGTTTGTACGAAGAATAA
- a CDS encoding dolichyl-phosphate-mannose--protein mannosyltransferase, which translates to MFASNKRPNSTPWFWIGLAVVFLLSIILRFWGLGRFNTLVFDEVYYAKFANNYLTNTKFFNAHPPLSQYIIAIGIWIGTHLPIGQDTVNNLTGSVRSTWSYRWINAFTGSFIPLVIAAIAYQISLRRSYALIAALFAATDGLFLVESRYALNNIYLVIFGLLGQLFVLFGLKHHGIKRSLYLALAGVWFGASAAVKWNGLWFLLGIYLLWLAALAIKWLNTLKNAYIGRRNTTPLQNLSQLKIGHLLVYLAIIPVAVYSLAWIPHLQQNPTPNFWDMQKQILSYHERIGDGAKVHPYCSDWYTWLLMLRPVAYLYRTAGSISEPLSFNSPSLPATTGKIIYDVHAMGNPVLWWLSTAAIFYMLWLVLRHSPSTQKFSLFSQISDRQVTDNWIILYLVLNWLANLLPWIPVTRCTFIYHYMGASVFSGLAIAYFINNWLQSYRSSVRILGLTTILLILLAFVFWMPVYLGLPLSLQEYRWRLPYFDYSQLPLWIKQLLPNWI; encoded by the coding sequence ATGTTTGCATCTAACAAGCGCCCTAACTCAACTCCTTGGTTTTGGATTGGTTTAGCGGTGGTATTTTTACTCTCAATTATCCTGCGATTTTGGGGATTAGGGCGCTTTAATACTCTTGTCTTTGATGAGGTTTACTATGCTAAGTTTGCCAACAACTATCTAACAAATACCAAGTTTTTCAACGCTCATCCACCTTTAAGTCAGTATATTATTGCGATTGGGATTTGGATCGGTACTCATCTTCCCATTGGTCAAGATACCGTAAATAATTTAACGGGTTCAGTGCGTTCTACTTGGAGTTATCGCTGGATTAACGCGTTTACAGGCTCGTTTATTCCTTTAGTTATCGCGGCGATCGCTTATCAAATTAGTTTACGCCGTAGTTACGCGCTAATTGCTGCCTTATTTGCCGCCACCGATGGCTTATTTTTAGTAGAGTCCCGTTACGCTTTAAATAACATCTATCTAGTGATTTTTGGGCTACTAGGGCAGTTGTTTGTATTATTTGGACTAAAACATCATGGCATTAAACGCAGCCTCTATCTAGCCCTCGCTGGCGTGTGGTTTGGTGCATCAGCAGCAGTTAAGTGGAATGGATTATGGTTTTTACTGGGAATTTATCTGCTTTGGCTGGCAGCTTTAGCGATTAAATGGCTAAATACGCTCAAAAATGCTTATATAGGTCGCCGTAACACTACACCTTTACAAAACCTCAGTCAGCTTAAAATTGGACACCTTTTAGTTTACTTAGCAATTATCCCCGTTGCCGTTTATAGCCTAGCTTGGATACCTCACCTGCAACAAAATCCTACGCCCAACTTTTGGGATATGCAGAAACAAATTTTGTCTTATCACGAAAGAATCGGCGATGGCGCAAAAGTACATCCTTATTGTTCCGATTGGTACACCTGGCTATTGATGTTGCGTCCTGTCGCCTACTTGTATCGCACGGCGGGAAGTATTAGCGAACCATTGTCCTTTAATAGTCCATCGTTGCCTGCAACCACCGGAAAAATAATTTATGATGTTCATGCGATGGGCAATCCGGTGTTGTGGTGGCTGTCTACCGCCGCGATTTTTTATATGCTGTGGTTGGTACTGCGCCATAGCCCGTCTACGCAAAAATTTAGCTTATTTTCCCAAATTAGCGATCGCCAAGTTACCGACAACTGGATTATTTTATATTTAGTCCTCAACTGGCTGGCTAATTTGCTACCTTGGATTCCAGTAACGCGCTGTACGTTTATTTATCACTATATGGGCGCTTCGGTATTTTCGGGACTGGCGATCGCGTATTTTATAAATAACTGGCTGCAAAGTTATCGCTCCTCCGTCCGCATTCTAGGATTAACAACTATTTTATTAATCCTTTTAGCTTTTGTCTTCTGGATGCCCGTTTATTTGGGTTTACCCTTATCTTTACAAGAATATCGCTGGCGTTTACCTTACTTTGATTACTCGCAACTACCGTTATGGATAAAGCAATTGCTACCTAATTGGATTTAA
- a CDS encoding DUF3177 family protein has product MLAENWLRSLIWTDYRLAVIFTVILPLILLLWALAQKAEAIMRLLTIYWRVSSLLAISVYLLIAAFPVGFGSGIMARILIPISLWFWADLNEEIADRSPGALTLSFNAWRWAISVYCFIGAIATLPFLQCAISTEAIRSPLCRAFLEPPLLFKEYFHPNTQAGFLGFLGMVGLIFYVGCLVYFVFFKLGKQGRSALS; this is encoded by the coding sequence ATGCTTGCTGAAAACTGGCTTCGCTCTTTGATCTGGACAGACTACCGTCTAGCTGTCATCTTTACAGTAATTTTGCCATTAATCCTTCTCCTTTGGGCATTGGCACAAAAAGCCGAAGCCATAATGCGCTTATTAACTATCTACTGGCGCGTGTCTAGCTTACTGGCAATTTCTGTATACTTACTAATAGCTGCCTTTCCTGTCGGTTTTGGATCAGGAATAATGGCGCGAATTTTAATCCCGATTTCGCTGTGGTTTTGGGCGGATCTCAACGAAGAAATTGCCGATCGCTCTCCTGGGGCGCTAACCTTAAGTTTCAATGCTTGGCGGTGGGCAATATCAGTTTATTGTTTTATTGGTGCGATCGCCACTTTGCCATTTTTACAATGTGCGATTTCTACCGAAGCAATCCGATCTCCCTTGTGCCGTGCCTTTTTAGAGCCACCTTTACTATTTAAAGAGTATTTTCACCCAAACACCCAAGCCGGATTTTTAGGCTTTTTGGGGATGGTAGGTTTAATATTTTATGTTGGCTGCTTAGTATAT
- the argF gene encoding ornithine carbamoyltransferase, with amino-acid sequence MAALKGRDLLSLADLTADEVLELLLLAAQLKSGQISIRCNKVLGLLFYKASTRTRVSFSVAMYQLGGQVIDLNPNVTQVSRGEPVEDTARVLDRYLDILAIRTFEQQQLEIFANYANIPVINALTDLGHPCQILADLLTIKECFGELSGLTLTYLGDGNNVAHSLLLGCALVGINVRIATPSEYKPDPTVVENACSIAANKTEVTVTEDPITAAKGANILYTDVWASMGQESEALARIPVFQPYQINDQLLSVADKKAIVLHCLPAHRGEEITHEVMEGSQSKIWDQAENRMHAQKALLASLLGAD; translated from the coding sequence ATGGCAGCGTTGAAAGGACGAGATTTATTAAGTTTGGCAGATTTGACGGCTGATGAAGTGCTTGAACTCTTGCTCCTTGCAGCACAGCTAAAATCTGGACAGATAAGTATTCGCTGTAACAAAGTTTTGGGATTACTTTTTTATAAAGCTTCGACTCGCACAAGGGTAAGTTTTTCTGTAGCCATGTATCAATTAGGCGGACAGGTAATCGATCTCAATCCAAATGTTACTCAAGTTAGTCGTGGCGAACCTGTTGAAGATACTGCTAGAGTTTTAGACCGTTATTTAGATATTTTGGCAATTCGCACTTTTGAGCAGCAACAATTAGAAATTTTTGCTAACTATGCCAATATTCCGGTAATTAATGCTTTGACCGATTTGGGTCATCCCTGTCAGATTTTGGCAGATTTGCTCACAATTAAAGAATGTTTTGGCGAACTTTCGGGGCTAACTTTGACTTATTTGGGCGATGGAAATAATGTTGCTCACTCCCTACTATTAGGTTGTGCTTTGGTAGGTATAAATGTAAGAATTGCTACACCTAGTGAGTATAAACCAGATCCTACAGTTGTCGAGAATGCCTGTAGTATTGCCGCAAACAAAACCGAAGTAACTGTTACTGAAGATCCCATAACGGCGGCGAAAGGAGCAAATATACTTTATACCGATGTTTGGGCAAGTATGGGGCAAGAATCGGAAGCATTGGCACGGATACCAGTATTTCAACCTTATCAAATCAACGATCAGTTATTGAGCGTTGCCGATAAAAAAGCGATCGTTTTACACTGTTTACCAGCCCATCGCGGTGAAGAAATTACTCACGAAGTAATGGAAGGTTCTCAATCAAAAATTTGGGATCAAGCAGAAAATCGAATGCACGCGCAAAAAGCACTACTTGCAAGTTTATTAGGTGCAGACTAG
- the trmB gene encoding tRNA (guanosine(46)-N7)-methyltransferase TrmB, producing the protein MSPVRVRQHVNPLAIKYITPILPLDWQQIYTNPTQPLHLDIGCARGQFLLDMAKLEPNWNYLGLEIRSVLVEDAISTTRKLNLTNLHYLFCNVNNSLEPLLKSLSPGTLQRVTIQFPDPWFKNRHAKRRMLQPPLVAELATYLASGGMVFLQSDIEGLLLEMRDRFASHPDFTLQSLEPLLTPNPLPIATEREQTTLSRGEPVYRAIFSRR; encoded by the coding sequence TTGTCACCTGTTCGAGTTCGTCAGCACGTCAATCCGTTAGCTATCAAGTATATAACGCCAATTTTGCCTCTAGATTGGCAGCAGATATATACAAATCCTACTCAACCGTTACATTTAGATATTGGTTGCGCTAGAGGACAGTTTTTGCTAGATATGGCAAAACTAGAACCTAATTGGAATTATTTGGGGTTAGAAATTCGCTCTGTTTTGGTAGAAGATGCGATTTCAACTACTCGTAAGCTAAATCTAACTAATTTGCATTATTTATTTTGCAACGTTAATAACTCCTTAGAACCCCTACTAAAATCTCTCTCTCCAGGCACGTTACAGCGCGTCACCATCCAGTTTCCCGATCCTTGGTTCAAAAATCGTCACGCCAAAAGGCGAATGTTGCAGCCGCCATTAGTGGCAGAATTGGCAACTTATTTAGCTAGTGGTGGCATGGTGTTTTTGCAATCAGATATTGAGGGATTATTATTAGAAATGCGCGATCGCTTTGCTAGTCACCCAGATTTTACATTGCAAAGTCTAGAACCCTTACTAACACCTAATCCTTTACCTATAGCCACCGAAAGAGAACAGACGACTTTATCGCGCGGTGAACCTGTTTATCGGGCAATATTTAGCCGTCGTTAA
- a CDS encoding RnfABCDGE type electron transport complex subunit D yields the protein MLFKDVRDYQILFLSSFLILGISTKDWTLKPELIIVLLLTCLISQWFNEELKTYLSTKKLSLSNPLKLSSLRSAIITALGLSLLLRADSYLTMVLAGFLAISSKFIFKANDKHFFNPANFGIISVLTLTSDAWVSPGQWGDDWWYALLFFGTGGIILKQVGRWDTSVVFLGTYAGLEAVRNIWLGWTSDVFLHRLMSGSLLLFALFMLTDPRSIPNTKSGRYIWVVCIAGLTFILRNQFFLPTAIFWALFALAPLTVILDIIWTAPRFTWLQANDSSLLTVKTNVL from the coding sequence ATGCTTTTTAAAGATGTCCGCGACTATCAAATATTATTTTTGTCTAGTTTCCTGATTTTAGGTATTAGTACCAAAGATTGGACGTTAAAACCCGAACTAATTATAGTATTGCTACTAACTTGCTTGATTAGTCAGTGGTTTAATGAAGAACTAAAAACCTATTTATCCACTAAAAAGCTCAGTTTATCTAATCCTTTAAAGCTTTCTTCGCTGAGAAGTGCAATAATTACAGCCTTGGGATTAAGTTTGCTGTTACGTGCTGATAGTTACTTAACAATGGTATTAGCAGGATTTTTAGCAATTTCTAGTAAGTTCATTTTTAAAGCTAATGACAAACATTTTTTCAATCCTGCTAATTTTGGGATTATTTCAGTTTTAACTCTAACCTCAGACGCTTGGGTTTCACCGGGACAATGGGGTGACGATTGGTGGTATGCGCTGTTGTTTTTTGGTACGGGTGGAATTATTTTAAAACAAGTAGGAAGATGGGATACAAGTGTTGTTTTTTTAGGTACTTACGCTGGCTTAGAAGCGGTTAGAAATATTTGGTTAGGCTGGACTTCAGATGTATTTTTACATCGGTTAATGAGCGGTTCTTTATTGTTATTTGCTTTGTTTATGCTCACCGATCCGCGTTCAATTCCTAATACTAAAAGCGGTCGTTATATTTGGGTAGTTTGTATTGCGGGGTTAACTTTTATTTTGCGAAATCAATTCTTTCTTCCTACGGCTATTTTTTGGGCATTATTTGCCCTTGCGCCATTAACAGTTATTTTAGATATTATTTGGACTGCACCAAGATTTACTTGGCTACAAGCAAATGATAGTTCATTACTTACAGTAAAAACTAATGTTTTGTAA
- a CDS encoding DUF2330 domain-containing protein yields the protein MFKRLSKLLIVVLITIICFVPSAWAFCGFYVSKADAKLYNKASQVVIARDGNRTVLTMANDYQGDVKDFALVVPVPVVLKADQVRVGDSKVIERLDAFSAPRLVEYFDEDPCATNYFEGDSIRQSAQAPAALESNVSRRRDRSLGVTVEAKFTVGEYDIVVLSAKESNGLETWLNINGYKLPQGAKQLLQPYIRQKMKFFVAKVNLAEFDKSGYEFLRPLMMAFESPKFMLPIRLGMINSTNEQDLLVYILSPKGQAELTNYRTVNIPSDADIPLFVKDEFGGFYKSMFQTAYTKEDKKVAFLEYAWNMNSCDPCSAEPLNPEELRKAGVFWLDSSANSNVFLTRLHVRYSRDKFPEDLMFQETANNQFFQGRYVLHHPFQGEAKCDAGRQYQRSLSRRFEQESQTLARLTGWKIQDIRKRNNVPESSSTPWWRTFLFW from the coding sequence GTGTTTAAACGATTATCAAAGTTATTAATAGTAGTTCTTATAACTATTATTTGTTTTGTTCCTAGTGCATGGGCATTTTGCGGATTTTATGTTTCTAAAGCCGATGCCAAGCTTTATAATAAAGCTTCTCAAGTAGTAATTGCTCGTGATGGCAACCGCACAGTTTTAACTATGGCAAATGACTATCAAGGCGATGTCAAAGATTTTGCGTTGGTTGTCCCTGTACCCGTAGTTTTAAAAGCCGATCAAGTCCGGGTTGGAGACAGTAAAGTTATCGAAAGATTAGATGCTTTTAGCGCTCCTAGGTTAGTAGAATACTTTGATGAAGATCCTTGTGCAACTAACTATTTTGAAGGGGATTCGATTAGACAATCAGCACAAGCGCCAGCAGCGTTAGAATCTAACGTTAGTAGAAGACGCGATCGCTCTTTAGGAGTTACAGTAGAAGCTAAGTTTACTGTCGGCGAGTACGATATTGTTGTTCTTAGTGCCAAAGAATCTAATGGTTTAGAAACTTGGTTAAATATTAATGGTTACAAACTTCCTCAAGGTGCAAAACAACTATTGCAACCTTACATTCGCCAAAAAATGAAGTTTTTTGTTGCCAAGGTAAACTTAGCAGAGTTTGATAAGTCTGGTTACGAATTTCTCCGACCATTAATGATGGCTTTTGAGTCGCCTAAATTTATGTTGCCTATTCGTTTAGGTATGATAAATTCTACAAATGAGCAAGATTTACTTGTTTATATTTTGTCGCCAAAAGGACAAGCAGAACTAACAAATTATCGTACTGTAAATATTCCTTCCGATGCGGATATTCCTTTGTTTGTTAAAGATGAATTTGGTGGCTTTTATAAGTCAATGTTTCAAACAGCTTATACTAAGGAAGATAAAAAAGTAGCTTTTCTTGAATATGCTTGGAATATGAATAGTTGCGATCCTTGTTCAGCCGAACCTTTAAACCCGGAGGAGTTGCGAAAAGCTGGCGTTTTTTGGTTAGATTCATCGGCTAATAGTAATGTATTTCTTACTCGCTTACACGTTCGTTATAGCCGTGATAAGTTTCCTGAAGATTTGATGTTTCAAGAAACCGCCAATAATCAATTTTTTCAAGGTAGATATGTTTTGCATCATCCTTTTCAAGGCGAAGCTAAATGCGATGCTGGAAGACAGTATCAAAGGTCTTTGTCTCGCAGATTTGAACAAGAATCGCAAACTCTAGCGAGGCTGACTGGATGGAAAATTCAAGATATTCGCAAAAGAAATAATGTTCCCGAAAGTTCATCTACTCCTTGGTGGCGTACATTTTTGTTTTGGTAA
- a CDS encoding FIST signal transduction protein — MQWANALSTHSSLESAVAEVVERATSILQAPADLAIVFISAAFTSDYPRLLPLLHEKLTDIKVLIGCGGGGIVGVSQWGEMQELEDSPALSLSLAHLPDVEIQAFHIVPEELPDLDSPPHTWVDVIGVEPDLMPQFILLSDPFSSKINDLLQGLDFAYPGSVVVGGLASGGSNPGVTGLFCNGCLYREGTVGVALSGNIVLETIVAQGCRPIGKPYQVSSSDRNIILELDEKPPLTQLRQLIESLNEEDQRLAQTALFVGVTRDEFKQNLGQGDFLIRNLLGVDPNAGAIAIGDRIRPGQRIQFHLRDAQTSAEDLEWWLQKYQKSHQSQPSEAGALMFACLGRGEGLYGKPNFDSGLFQRYLSDIPLGGFFCSGEIGPVSGNTFLHGYTSVFGICRQP; from the coding sequence ATGCAGTGGGCAAATGCCCTATCAACTCATTCTTCTTTAGAATCTGCGGTGGCGGAGGTTGTAGAACGTGCTACTTCTATATTGCAAGCACCCGCCGATTTAGCCATAGTATTTATTTCGGCAGCTTTTACTAGCGATTATCCCCGCTTGCTACCTTTACTGCACGAAAAACTCACAGATATTAAAGTATTAATTGGCTGTGGTGGCGGCGGAATTGTGGGGGTATCTCAGTGGGGAGAAATGCAAGAATTGGAAGATTCTCCAGCTTTGAGCTTGAGCCTAGCACACCTTCCAGATGTTGAGATTCAAGCCTTTCATATTGTGCCGGAAGAATTGCCCGATCTGGATAGTCCTCCCCATACTTGGGTAGACGTAATTGGAGTAGAACCCGATTTGATGCCGCAATTTATTTTACTATCCGATCCCTTTTCTAGTAAGATTAACGATTTATTACAAGGTCTTGACTTTGCTTATCCAGGTTCGGTAGTTGTGGGCGGATTGGCTAGTGGTGGCTCAAATCCTGGAGTTACAGGCTTATTTTGCAACGGATGTCTTTACCGCGAGGGAACAGTAGGAGTTGCTTTAAGTGGCAATATTGTTTTAGAAACGATTGTAGCTCAAGGCTGTAGACCCATTGGCAAGCCTTATCAAGTAAGTTCGAGCGATCGCAATATTATCTTAGAATTAGACGAAAAGCCGCCTTTGACGCAACTGCGGCAATTAATTGAAAGTTTGAACGAAGAAGACCAACGCCTGGCGCAAACAGCTTTATTTGTTGGCGTGACGCGGGATGAATTTAAGCAAAATTTGGGACAGGGAGATTTTTTGATTCGTAACTTGTTAGGAGTAGATCCTAACGCCGGAGCGATCGCAATTGGCGATCGCATTCGTCCAGGTCAACGAATTCAATTCCACCTGCGCGATGCTCAAACTTCGGCAGAAGATTTAGAATGGTGGTTGCAAAAATATCAAAAGTCTCATCAATCCCAGCCTAGCGAAGCGGGTGCTTTGATGTTTGCTTGTTTGGGACGCGGAGAAGGTTTGTATGGAAAGCCAAATTTTGATTCAGGACTATTTCAACGCTATTTAAGCGATATTCCTTTGGGTGGTTTTTTCTGTAGCGGTGAAATTGGCCCCGTTAGTGGCAATACTTTTTTACATGGCTACACTTCGGTATTTGGTATTTGTCGTCAACCTTAA